The Salinibaculum sp. SYNS191 genome has a window encoding:
- a CDS encoding beta-propeller domain-containing protein — MTQHRLGTVGLVVALLVGSLAGAGLTLSAVGPAAPGTTGPATETPVDDGVSPTTPLTSDQTAMAQFADREAFEAYVSAGRRLSGGYLGTRFAGGRPTETNVTDQGGPAVVMRADAAGGDAGSSGGDTAPARIAGTNVQVAGLDEPDVVKTDGEHFYYAPENRRYYVEPRPVVGEPREGDVAPPEKRRQSKTHIVDASDPDAPAVVEHIDTSGKLLQTGDRLVVFESDRIAGYDVSDPANPAEAWSHPLNGTLVTARERNGTVYVVTASGVGYDAPCPVEPLGGDAAVACTDIYRPGTQIPVDATYTAISLDAGDGGVDDTVSFVGTRQNTVVYASHDALYVTYTKSTDRGTLVAEFLREEFDRTPDRVAERIAEIQSYDISAESKQRETWRAVRGWLDSLPAEQRREVQRDLEDGLSEYVADHQRALTQTGIVRVDVDGGALDVAATGAVPGRPLDQFSLSEYDGTLRVATTIPAAGSADSENDLYTLDAETLDRRGAVTGMGETERVYSVRYVDDTAYVVTFRRIDPFHVVDLSDPDDPALVGELKLPGYSSYLHPIDEDHVLGIGEEDGRVKTVLFDVSDPADPTIDDSEVLDRRYSAVAETHHAFLIDRKHGVFVLPAGTESVVMDYTGGELAVETTVPTSEPATRARYVGDSLYVFAGDTLTVVDETTWERTTTLDLSE; from the coding sequence ATGACACAGCATCGACTCGGCACCGTCGGTCTCGTCGTCGCCCTGCTCGTCGGTTCGCTCGCCGGTGCCGGCCTCACGCTCTCGGCGGTCGGGCCGGCCGCGCCGGGGACGACCGGCCCCGCGACGGAGACGCCGGTCGACGACGGGGTCTCCCCGACGACCCCGCTCACCAGCGACCAGACTGCGATGGCCCAGTTCGCGGACCGCGAGGCCTTCGAGGCGTACGTCAGCGCCGGCCGACGGCTCTCTGGCGGGTACCTCGGTACCCGATTCGCCGGCGGTCGCCCGACAGAGACGAACGTCACCGACCAGGGCGGCCCGGCGGTCGTGATGAGAGCCGACGCGGCGGGCGGTGACGCCGGGAGCAGCGGCGGCGACACCGCTCCCGCGCGCATCGCCGGGACGAACGTCCAGGTCGCGGGGCTGGACGAACCGGACGTCGTCAAGACCGACGGCGAGCACTTCTACTACGCCCCCGAGAACCGTCGGTACTACGTCGAACCGCGACCAGTGGTCGGCGAGCCACGCGAGGGCGACGTGGCACCGCCGGAGAAGCGCCGCCAGTCGAAGACCCACATCGTCGACGCGAGCGACCCCGACGCGCCGGCGGTCGTCGAACACATCGACACGAGCGGGAAACTGCTGCAGACCGGCGACCGTCTGGTCGTCTTCGAGTCCGACCGCATCGCCGGCTACGACGTGAGCGACCCCGCGAACCCGGCCGAGGCGTGGTCGCACCCGCTGAACGGGACGCTCGTCACCGCCCGCGAGCGCAACGGGACCGTCTACGTCGTCACCGCGTCCGGCGTCGGCTACGACGCCCCCTGCCCGGTCGAACCGCTCGGCGGCGACGCCGCCGTCGCCTGCACGGACATCTACCGCCCCGGCACGCAGATTCCGGTCGACGCGACCTACACCGCCATCAGTCTCGACGCCGGGGACGGCGGCGTGGACGACACGGTGAGCTTCGTCGGCACGCGACAGAACACGGTCGTCTACGCGTCCCACGACGCGCTCTACGTGACGTACACGAAGTCCACTGACCGCGGGACGCTCGTCGCCGAGTTCCTCCGCGAGGAGTTCGACCGGACGCCCGACCGCGTGGCCGAGCGCATCGCCGAGATACAGTCCTACGACATCTCCGCCGAGTCCAAACAGCGCGAGACGTGGCGCGCCGTCCGTGGCTGGCTCGACTCGCTGCCGGCCGAACAGCGCCGCGAGGTCCAGCGTGACCTCGAAGACGGGCTCTCGGAGTACGTCGCCGACCACCAGCGGGCGCTGACACAGACCGGCATCGTCCGGGTCGACGTCGACGGCGGGGCCCTCGACGTGGCCGCGACGGGCGCGGTGCCCGGCCGGCCGCTCGACCAGTTCTCGCTGTCGGAGTACGACGGCACGCTGCGGGTCGCCACCACCATCCCGGCGGCGGGTAGCGCCGACAGCGAGAACGATCTCTACACACTCGACGCCGAGACGCTGGACCGGCGCGGCGCAGTGACGGGGATGGGCGAGACGGAGCGAGTGTACTCCGTCCGGTACGTCGACGACACGGCCTACGTCGTCACGTTCCGCCGCATCGACCCGTTCCACGTCGTCGATCTCTCGGACCCCGACGACCCCGCACTGGTCGGCGAACTGAAACTGCCCGGCTACTCGTCGTACCTCCACCCCATCGACGAGGACCACGTCCTCGGCATCGGCGAGGAGGACGGCCGCGTCAAGACCGTCCTGTTCGACGTCTCCGACCCCGCCGACCCGACCATCGACGACAGCGAGGTGCTGGACCGGCGCTACTCCGCCGTCGCCGAGACCCACCACGCGTTCCTCATCGACCGCAAGCACGGCGTCTTCGTCCTGCCAGCGGGCACCGAGAGCGTCGTGATGGACTACACCGGCGGCGAACTGGCCGTCGAGACGACGGTGCCGACGAGCGAACCGGCGACCCGCGCCCGCTACGTCGGGGACTCGCTGTACGTCTTCGCCGGCGACACCCTCACCGTCGTCGACGAGACGACGTGGGAGCGGACGACGACGCTCGACCTCTCCGAGTGA
- a CDS encoding DUF5786 family protein, whose product MSMGAYDDEEHERRERKNSEVDASFDDERSEYKGTVEYEGGDSAEELLDQFKQMQSESATNG is encoded by the coding sequence ATGTCGATGGGTGCATACGACGACGAGGAGCACGAACGTCGCGAGCGGAAAAACAGTGAAGTCGACGCCAGCTTCGACGACGAGCGCTCGGAGTACAAGGGCACAGTCGAGTACGAAGGTGGCGACTCGGCGGAGGAGCTCCTCGACCAGTTCAAGCAGATGCAGTCGGAGTCAGCTACCAACGGCTGA
- a CDS encoding phosphatase PAP2 family protein, with protein MIPLDLLARLVLVVGVLLAVSLVTIVGTPQLRLLRWQLRARLRAVYPYVGLLAAVLAVNSIARDLGKELSWLLDWNITGVIYAIEGEFVAALQSAGSPAVTTFLSFAYVYGYVFLLVFPILAYLALDDLDSFRRLTLAYGFNYAIGVCCYVLFIAYGPRNLMPELVDSLLYSNWPRSQLLTSEVNSNINVFPSLHTSLSVTVVVLAARTRRRYPAWLALSVPLAGSVVLSTMYLGIHWGVDVAAGTVLGVGSVLLADFVTDERGRQHRLDRTVRALVAAARVRLRRGRAWLTGSRSSES; from the coding sequence ATGATACCGCTCGACCTGCTCGCGCGGCTGGTGCTGGTCGTCGGCGTCCTGCTCGCCGTCTCGCTCGTGACCATCGTCGGCACGCCCCAACTGCGGCTGCTACGCTGGCAACTGCGGGCCCGGCTGCGGGCCGTCTACCCCTACGTCGGGCTGCTCGCGGCGGTACTCGCGGTCAACTCCATCGCCCGTGACCTCGGGAAGGAGCTGTCCTGGCTGCTCGACTGGAACATCACGGGCGTCATCTACGCCATCGAGGGCGAGTTCGTCGCCGCCCTGCAGTCGGCGGGTTCGCCGGCCGTCACGACGTTCCTGTCCTTCGCGTACGTCTACGGGTACGTCTTCCTGCTCGTCTTCCCGATTCTGGCGTATCTCGCGCTGGACGACCTCGACTCGTTCCGGCGGCTCACGCTCGCCTACGGCTTCAACTACGCCATCGGCGTCTGCTGTTACGTCCTCTTCATCGCCTACGGCCCCCGCAACCTCATGCCGGAGCTGGTGGACTCGCTCCTGTACTCGAACTGGCCCCGCTCGCAACTGCTGACCAGCGAGGTGAACTCGAACATCAACGTCTTCCCCTCGCTTCACACGTCGCTGTCGGTGACGGTCGTGGTGCTCGCCGCCCGGACTCGCCGGAGATACCCGGCCTGGCTAGCGCTGTCGGTCCCGCTCGCCGGCAGCGTCGTGCTGTCGACCATGTACCTCGGTATCCACTGGGGCGTCGACGTCGCCGCTGGAACCGTTCTGGGAGTGGGGAGCGTCCTGCTGGCGGACTTCGTGACCGACGAGCGGGGGCGACAGCATCGTCTCGACCGCACGGTGCGGGCGCTCGTCGCGGCGGCGCGGGTCAGACTCCGGCGCGGACGGGCGTGGCTCACCGGCAGCCGCTCAAGCGAAT
- a CDS encoding ABC transporter substrate-binding protein, whose amino-acid sequence MTRERDDSPPGVSRRDLLGAGAGLAAASTAGCLQGLGSLLGPSVAGQLSLTVKTLPADADAAGTRIARELVTNLRAVGVDARIELQPARELQKDVLLGGNYDIYVGRFPNRDDPDFLRPLLHSVFEGEAGWQNPFGFTDIAVDDLLSGQREAAGTERRRLVGDLQREIASKQPFGILAFPNEIWAVRNDRFDGWSRSPLTEPVSYVALQSAGPDRQPRLRVTTTDAEPTRNLNPLAVQHRSRGIFTGLLYDPLARRVGGAATPWLAADWSWHRERGDAVGTVRLRPDLTWHDGTALTADDVAFTYRFLNDTLLGAGDTAVPAPRFRGRSSLVGSVTAEDDHTVTLRCPQTSPTVAVRALTVPVLPAHVWADRAVEAGANWSERPGPVTEALLTPNVTPVGSGVVRFEGRAEGESLVLTRFEDHFLHRGRTPEVPDVVADGVPFDRLSVRVAPSDDAAIQLLSADETDGTAMRIGPDSVPRVGQDDALTLHVEDGRSFYHVGFNTRREPLGNPHVRRAVVRLLDKEYVAESVFDGFARPATSALTGTDWVPTDLVWDGTDPTVPFVGEEGTLDESGARELFREAGLEYDDEGRVIDR is encoded by the coding sequence GTGACACGGGAGAGAGACGATTCACCCCCGGGCGTGTCGAGGCGTGACCTGCTCGGGGCGGGAGCGGGGCTCGCTGCGGCGAGTACCGCCGGGTGCCTCCAGGGACTCGGTTCCTTGCTCGGACCCAGCGTCGCCGGACAGCTCTCGCTGACGGTGAAGACGCTGCCGGCGGACGCCGACGCCGCGGGCACCCGCATCGCGCGCGAACTCGTGACGAACCTCCGTGCCGTCGGCGTGGACGCGCGGATAGAACTCCAGCCCGCCCGCGAACTCCAGAAGGACGTCCTGCTGGGCGGGAACTACGACATCTACGTCGGGCGGTTCCCGAACCGCGACGACCCGGACTTCCTGCGGCCCCTGCTGCACTCGGTGTTCGAGGGCGAGGCGGGCTGGCAGAACCCGTTCGGGTTCACCGACATCGCGGTCGACGACCTCCTGTCCGGACAGCGGGAGGCGGCGGGCACCGAACGCCGGCGGCTCGTCGGGGACCTCCAGCGCGAGATTGCGAGCAAACAGCCCTTCGGCATCCTCGCCTTCCCCAACGAGATATGGGCGGTGCGAAACGACCGCTTCGACGGCTGGAGTCGCTCCCCGCTGACGGAGCCGGTGAGCTACGTCGCCCTGCAGTCGGCGGGTCCGGACCGCCAACCCCGCCTGCGGGTCACGACGACCGACGCGGAACCGACGCGGAACCTGAACCCGCTGGCCGTCCAGCACCGGTCGCGGGGCATCTTCACGGGTCTGCTGTACGACCCGCTGGCACGTCGCGTCGGCGGGGCGGCGACCCCCTGGCTGGCAGCCGACTGGTCGTGGCACCGGGAGCGCGGCGACGCCGTCGGCACCGTCCGCCTCCGGCCCGACCTGACCTGGCACGACGGGACGGCGCTGACGGCCGACGACGTGGCCTTCACGTACCGGTTCCTGAACGACACGCTGCTGGGTGCCGGTGACACGGCCGTGCCTGCCCCGCGCTTTCGCGGCCGCTCGTCGCTGGTCGGGTCGGTCACCGCCGAGGACGACCATACGGTGACGCTGCGCTGCCCACAGACCAGCCCGACCGTCGCGGTGCGGGCGCTGACCGTCCCGGTGTTGCCGGCCCACGTCTGGGCCGACCGGGCCGTCGAAGCCGGCGCGAACTGGAGCGAGCGGCCCGGACCCGTCACCGAGGCGCTCCTGACGCCCAACGTCACGCCGGTCGGGAGCGGCGTCGTCCGGTTCGAGGGTCGCGCCGAGGGGGAGTCGCTGGTGCTGACCCGCTTCGAGGACCACTTCCTGCACCGGGGACGGACCCCCGAGGTGCCCGACGTCGTCGCCGACGGCGTGCCCTTCGACCGCCTCTCGGTGCGCGTGGCTCCCTCCGACGACGCCGCCATCCAGCTCCTGTCGGCCGACGAGACCGATGGGACGGCGATGCGCATCGGCCCCGACAGCGTCCCCCGCGTCGGGCAGGACGACGCGCTGACGCTCCACGTCGAGGACGGCCGGTCGTTCTACCACGTCGGGTTCAACACCCGCCGGGAACCGCTCGGCAACCCCCACGTCAGGCGTGCCGTCGTTCGGCTGCTCGACAAGGAGTACGTCGCCGAGTCCGTCTTCGACGGCTTCGCCCGCCCGGCGACGAGCGCGCTCACGGGGACCGACTGGGTCCCGACGGACCTCGTCTGGGACGGGACGGACCCGACGGTCCCGTTCGTCGGCGAGGAGGGCACACTCGACGAGAGCGGCGCGCGGGAGCTGTTCCGGGAGGCCGGGCTCGAGTACGACGACGAGGGGAGGGTCATCGACCGATGA
- a CDS encoding DUF5784 family protein, translated as MAGPLRFRRSTERWSAERVDTQLRQPLDRRFGARLEATRYDPPPGYEARRLTMGNGDLALFAWGEDAYWLGNTETPEVLWRTDKWTFEEAPYPMTRWAQRELLAELAESDPWLAEYDYVAWFFLPVLFSKDGRDTTRAFFRDHAGGFPDATRDEGLAFYEDVLSTADLDGHRYTMASKLGTSERMDLVRMRATMAEFNTAKLLTDAGYDYEPEVAMDSGHALDFRVETPDVLVEVTRPEPPTRRRAGTPAAALRETVDGKRNDQLDAHADAIVFVDCSSFRDDEWDSVAAEQPDAGHEPAVVYRMRPDGTVDGYTRGDVPHPLTRLV; from the coding sequence GTGGCAGGCCCTCTCCGGTTCCGGCGCTCGACCGAACGCTGGAGCGCCGAACGTGTCGACACCCAACTCCGACAGCCGCTGGACCGTCGCTTCGGTGCCCGGCTGGAGGCGACGCGGTACGACCCGCCGCCGGGCTACGAGGCACGGCGGCTGACGATGGGCAACGGCGACCTCGCGCTCTTCGCCTGGGGCGAGGACGCCTACTGGCTGGGCAACACCGAGACGCCGGAGGTGCTGTGGCGCACCGACAAGTGGACCTTCGAGGAGGCCCCCTACCCGATGACGCGGTGGGCACAGCGGGAACTGCTGGCCGAACTGGCCGAGTCGGACCCCTGGCTGGCTGAGTACGACTACGTCGCCTGGTTCTTCCTCCCGGTGCTGTTCTCGAAGGACGGCCGCGACACGACCCGCGCGTTCTTCCGGGACCACGCCGGCGGATTCCCCGACGCGACCCGCGACGAGGGACTGGCGTTCTACGAGGACGTGCTGTCGACGGCCGACCTGGACGGCCACCGGTACACGATGGCGTCGAAACTCGGCACCAGCGAGCGGATGGACCTCGTGCGGATGCGCGCGACGATGGCGGAGTTCAACACCGCCAAACTGCTGACCGACGCCGGCTACGACTACGAGCCGGAGGTGGCGATGGACTCGGGACACGCGCTGGACTTCCGGGTCGAGACCCCGGACGTACTGGTCGAGGTGACCCGGCCCGAACCGCCCACCCGGCGGCGCGCGGGCACGCCGGCGGCCGCACTCCGGGAGACGGTCGACGGGAAGCGAAACGACCAGCTAGACGCCCACGCCGACGCCATCGTCTTCGTGGACTGCTCGTCGTTCCGCGACGACGAGTGGGACTCCGTCGCCGCAGAGCAGCCAGACGCCGGCCACGAACCCGCCGTCGTCTACCGGATGCGCCCCGACGGTACCGTCGATGGGTACACGCGCGGCGACGTTCCCCACCCGCTGACCCGGCTAGTGTAG